The Macaca fascicularis isolate 582-1 chromosome 1, T2T-MFA8v1.1 genome includes a window with the following:
- the MIB2 gene encoding E3 ubiquitin-protein ligase MIB2 isoform X7 codes for MDPSAHRSRAAPPNMDPDPQAGVQVGMRVVRGVDWKWGQQDGGEGGVGTVVELGRHGSPSTPDRTVVVQWDQGTRTNYRAGYQGAHDLLLYDNAQIGVRHPNIICDCCKKHGLRGMRWKCRVCLDYDLCTQCYMHNKHELAHAFDRYETAHSRPVTLSPRQGLLRIPLRGIFQGAKVVRGPDWEWGSQDGGEGKPGRVVDIRGWDVETGRSVASVTWADGTTNVYRVGHKGKVDLKCVGEAAGGFYYKDHLPRLGKPAELQRRVSADGQPFQHGDKVKCLLDTDVLREMQEGHGGWNPRMAETGTVHRITDRGDVRVQFNHETRWTFHPGALTKHHSFWVGDVVRVIGDLDTVKRLQAGHGEWTDDMAPALGRVGKVVKVFGDGNLRVAVAGQRWTFSPSCLVAYRPEEDANLDVAERARENKSSLSVALDKLRAQKSDPEHPGRLVVEVALGNMARALDLLRRRPEQVDTKNQGRTALQVAAYLGQVDLVRLLLQARAGVDLPDDEGNTALHYAALGNQPEVGRVLLNAGCRADAINSTQSTALHVAVQRGFLEVVRALCEHGCDVNLPDAHSDTPLHSAISAGTGASGIVEVLTEVPNIDVTATNSQGFTLLHHASLKGHSLAVRKILARARQLVDAKKEDGFTALHLAALNNHREVAQILIREGRCDVNVRNRKLQSPLHLAVQQAHVGLVPLLVDAGCSVNAEDEEGDTALHVALQRHQLLPLVADGAGGDPGPLQLMSRLQASGLPGSTELTVGAAVACFLALEGADVSYTNHRGRSPLDLAAEGRVLKALQGCAQRFRERQAGGGAAPGPRHALGTPNTVTNLHVGAAPGPEAAECLVCSELALLVLFSPCQHRTVCEECARRMKKCIRCQVAVSKKLRADGSEVASAAPAPGPPRQLVEELQSRYRQMEERITCPICIDSHIRLVFQCGHGACAPCGSALSACPICRQPIRDRIQIFV; via the exons ATGGACCCCTCTGCCCACAGGTCCCGAGCAGCCCCGCCCAACATGGACCCAGACCCCCAGGCGGGCGTGCAGGTGGGCATGCGGGTGGTGCGCGGCGTGGACTGGAAGTGGGGCCAGCAGGACGGCGGCGAGGGCGGCGTGGGCACGGTGGTGGAGCTTGGCCGCCACGGCAGCCCCTCGACACCCGACCGCACGGTGGTCGTGCAGTGGGACCAGGGCACACGCACCAACTACCGCGCCGGCTACCAGGGCGCGCACGACCTGCTGCTCTACGACAACGCCCAGATTG gcgTCCGGCACCCCAACATCATCTGTGACTGCTGCAAGAAGCACGGGCTGCGGGGGATGCGCTGGAAGTGCCGCGTGTGCCTGGACTACGACCTCTGCACGCAGTGCTACATGCACAACAAGCACGAGCTTGCCCACGCCTTCGACCGCTACGAGACAGCCCACTCACGCCC TGTCACGCTGAGTCCCCGCCAGGGCCTCCTGAGGATCCCACTAAGGGGCATCTTCCAGGGCGCGAAGGTGGTGCGAGGCCCCGACTGGGAGTGGGGCTCACAGGATG gaggggaagggaaaccAGGCCGTGTGGTGGACATCCGTGGCTGGGATGTGGAGACAGGCCGGAGTGTGGCCAGCGTGACGTGGGCTGATGGTACCACGAACGTGTACCGTGTGGGCCACAAGGGCAAGGTGGACCTCAAGTGTGTGGGCGAGGCAGCAGGCGGCTTCTACTACAAGGACCACCTCCCAAGGCTTG GCAAGCCGGCCGAGCTGCAGCGCAGGGTGAGTGCTGACGGTCAGCCCTTCCAGCACGGGGACAAGGTCAAATGTCTGCTGGACACTGACGTCCTGCGGGAGATGCAGGAAGGCCACGGCGGCTGGAACCCCAGGATGGCGGAG ACGGGCACCGTGCATCGCATCACGGACCGCGGGGACGTGCGCGTGCAGTTCAACCACGAGACGCGCTGGACCTTCCACCCCGGGGCGCTCACCAAG CACCACTCCTTCTGGGTGGGCGACGTGGTCCGGGTCATCGGCGACCTTGACACGGTGAAGCGgctgcaggctgggcatggcgaGTGGACGGACGACATGGCCCCT GCCCTGGGCCGCGTCGGGAAAGTGGTGAAAGTGTTTGGAGACGGGAACCTGCGTGTAGCAGTCGCTGGTCAGCGGTGGACCTTCAGCCCCTCCTGCCTGGTGGCCTACCGGCCCGAGGAGGATGCCAACCTGGACGTGGCTGAGCGCGCCCGGGAGAACAAAA GCTCACTGAGCGTGGCCCTGGACAAGCTTCGGGCCCAGAAGAGTGACCCGGAGCACCCGGGAAGGCTGGTGGTGGAGGTGGCGCTGGGTAACATGGCCCGGGCTCTGGACCTGCTGCGGAGGCGTCCAGAGCAG GTGGACACCAAGAACCAAGGCAGGACCGCTCTGCAAGTGGCTGCCTACCTGGGTCAGGTGGACTTGGTACGGCTGCTGCTACAAGCCAGGGCGGGCGTGGACCTGCCGGACGATGAGGGCAACACGGCGCTGCACTACGCGGCCCTGGG GAACCAGCCTGAGGTCGGCAGGGTGCTCCTGAATGCTGGGTGCCGGGCAGATGCCATCAACAGCACCCAGAGCACAGCGCTGCACGTGGCCGTGCAGaggggcttcctggaggtggtgcGGGCCCTGTGTGAGCATGGCTGTGACGTCAACCTGCCT GATGCCCACTCGGACACGCCCCTGCACTCCGCCATCTCGGCGGGCACTGGCGCCAGTGGCATCGTCGAGGTCCTCACGGAGGTGCCAAACATCGATGTCACCGCCACCAACAGCCAGGGTTTCACCTTGCTGCACCATGCCTCCCTCAAAGGCCACTCGCT AGCTGTGAGAAAGATTCTGGCTCGGGCACGGCAGCTGGTGGACGCCAAGAAGGAGGACGGCTTCACGGCGCTCCACCTGGCCGCCCTCAACAACCACCGTGAGGTGGCCCAGATCCTCATCCGGGAG GGCCGCTGTGACGTGAATGTGCGCAACCGGAAGCTGCAGTCCCCGCTGCATCTAGCCGTGCAGCAGGCCCATGTGGGGCTGGTGCCACTGCTGGTGGACGCTGGGTGCAGTGTCAACGCCGAGGACGAGGAGGGGGACACAGCCCTGCACGTGGCGCTGCAGCGTCATCAGCTGCTGCCCCTGGTGGCTGATGGGGCCGGGGGGGACCCAGGGCCCTTGCAGCTGATGTCCAGG CTACAGGCCTCGGGCCTCCCCGGCAGCACGGAGCTGACGGTGGGCGCGGCGGTCGCCTGCTTCCTGGCGCTGGAGGGCGCCGACGTGAGCTACACCAACCACCGCGGCCGGAGCCCGCTGGACCTGGCCGCCGAGGGCCGCGTGCTCAAGGCCCTTCAAGGCTGCGCCCAGCGCTTCCG GGAGCGACAGGCGGGCGGGGGCgcggccccaggccccaggcacGCGCTCGGGACCCCCAACACCGTGACGAACCTGCACGTGGGCGCCGCGCCGGGGCCCGAGGCTGCTGAGTGCCTGGTGTGCTCCGAGCTGGCGCTGCTGGTGCTGTTCTCGCCATGCCAGCACCGCACCGTGTGCGAGG AGTGCGCGCGCAGGATGAAGAAGTGCATCAGGTGCCAGGTGGCCGTCAGCAAGAAGCTACGCGCAG ACGGCTCTGAGGTGGCGAgcgccgcccccgcccccggcccgccgcGCCAGCTGGTGGAGGAGCTGCAGAGCCGCTACCGGCAGATGGAGGAACGTATCACCTGCCCCATCTGCATCGACAGCCACATCCGCCTCGTGTTCCAGTGCGGCCACGGCGCATGCGCCCCCTGCGGCTCCGCGCTCAGCGCCTGCCCGATCTGCCGCCAGCCCATCCGCGACCGCATCCAGATCTTCGTGTGA
- the MIB2 gene encoding E3 ubiquitin-protein ligase MIB2 isoform X20, producing the protein MGWKPSEARGQSQSLQASGLQPKSLKAAGRATGRPDRSRAAPPNMDPDPQAGVQVGMRVVRGVDWKWGQQDGGEGGVGTVVELGRHGSPSTPDRTVVVQWDQGTRTNYRAGYQGAHDLLLYDNAQIGVRHPNIICDCCKKHGLRGMRWKCRVCLDYDLCTQCYMHNKHELAHAFDRYETAHSRPVTLSPRQGLLRIPLRGIFQGAKVVRGPDWEWGSQDGGEGKPGRVVDIRGWDVETGRSVASVTWADGTTNVYRVGHKGKVDLKCVGEAAGGFYYKDHLPRLGKPAELQRRVSADGQPFQHGDKVKCLLDTDVLREMQEGHGGWNPRMAEFIGQTGTVHRITDRGDVRVQFNHETRWTFHPGALTKHHSFWVGDVVRVIGDLDTVKRLQAGHGEWTDDMAPALGRVGKVVKVFGDGNLRVAVAGQRWTFSPSCLVAYRPEEDANLDVAERARENKSSLSVALDKLRAQKSDPEHPGRLVVEVALGNMARALDLLRRRPEQVDTKNQGRTALQVAAYLGQVDLVRLLLQARAGVDLPDDEGNTALHYAALGNQPEVGRVLLNAGCRADAINSTQSTALHVAVQRGFLEVVRALCEHGCDVNLPDAHSDTPLHSAISAGTGASGIVEVLTEVPNIDVTATNSQGFTLLHHASLKGHSLAVRKILARARQLVDAKKEDGFTALHLAALNNHREVAQILIREGRCDVNVRNRKLQSPLHLAVQQAHVGLVPLLVDAGCSVNAEDEEGDTALHVALQRHQLLPLVADGAGGDPGPLQLMSRLQASGLPGSTELTVGAAVACFLALEGADVSYTNHRGRSPLDLAAEGRVLKALQGCAQRFRERQAGGGAAPGPRHALGTPNTVTNLHVGAAPGPEAAECLVCSELALLVLFSPCQHRTVCEECARRMKKCIRCQVAVSKKLRADGSEVASAAPAPGPPRQLVEELQSRYRQMEERITCPICIDSHIRLVFQCGHGACAPCGSALSACPICRQPIRDRIQIFV; encoded by the exons ATG GGTTGGAAGCCCAGCGAGGCTAGAGGCCAGTCCCAAAGTCTCCAGGCATCAGGGCTGCAGCCCAAGAGCCTCAAGGCGGCCGGGCGGGCGACTGGACGGCCGGACAG GTCCCGAGCAGCCCCGCCCAACATGGACCCAGACCCCCAGGCGGGCGTGCAGGTGGGCATGCGGGTGGTGCGCGGCGTGGACTGGAAGTGGGGCCAGCAGGACGGCGGCGAGGGCGGCGTGGGCACGGTGGTGGAGCTTGGCCGCCACGGCAGCCCCTCGACACCCGACCGCACGGTGGTCGTGCAGTGGGACCAGGGCACACGCACCAACTACCGCGCCGGCTACCAGGGCGCGCACGACCTGCTGCTCTACGACAACGCCCAGATTG gcgTCCGGCACCCCAACATCATCTGTGACTGCTGCAAGAAGCACGGGCTGCGGGGGATGCGCTGGAAGTGCCGCGTGTGCCTGGACTACGACCTCTGCACGCAGTGCTACATGCACAACAAGCACGAGCTTGCCCACGCCTTCGACCGCTACGAGACAGCCCACTCACGCCC TGTCACGCTGAGTCCCCGCCAGGGCCTCCTGAGGATCCCACTAAGGGGCATCTTCCAGGGCGCGAAGGTGGTGCGAGGCCCCGACTGGGAGTGGGGCTCACAGGATG gaggggaagggaaaccAGGCCGTGTGGTGGACATCCGTGGCTGGGATGTGGAGACAGGCCGGAGTGTGGCCAGCGTGACGTGGGCTGATGGTACCACGAACGTGTACCGTGTGGGCCACAAGGGCAAGGTGGACCTCAAGTGTGTGGGCGAGGCAGCAGGCGGCTTCTACTACAAGGACCACCTCCCAAGGCTTG GCAAGCCGGCCGAGCTGCAGCGCAGGGTGAGTGCTGACGGTCAGCCCTTCCAGCACGGGGACAAGGTCAAATGTCTGCTGGACACTGACGTCCTGCGGGAGATGCAGGAAGGCCACGGCGGCTGGAACCCCAGGATGGCGGAG TTTATCGGACAGACGGGCACCGTGCATCGCATCACGGACCGCGGGGACGTGCGCGTGCAGTTCAACCACGAGACGCGCTGGACCTTCCACCCCGGGGCGCTCACCAAG CACCACTCCTTCTGGGTGGGCGACGTGGTCCGGGTCATCGGCGACCTTGACACGGTGAAGCGgctgcaggctgggcatggcgaGTGGACGGACGACATGGCCCCT GCCCTGGGCCGCGTCGGGAAAGTGGTGAAAGTGTTTGGAGACGGGAACCTGCGTGTAGCAGTCGCTGGTCAGCGGTGGACCTTCAGCCCCTCCTGCCTGGTGGCCTACCGGCCCGAGGAGGATGCCAACCTGGACGTGGCTGAGCGCGCCCGGGAGAACAAAA GCTCACTGAGCGTGGCCCTGGACAAGCTTCGGGCCCAGAAGAGTGACCCGGAGCACCCGGGAAGGCTGGTGGTGGAGGTGGCGCTGGGTAACATGGCCCGGGCTCTGGACCTGCTGCGGAGGCGTCCAGAGCAG GTGGACACCAAGAACCAAGGCAGGACCGCTCTGCAAGTGGCTGCCTACCTGGGTCAGGTGGACTTGGTACGGCTGCTGCTACAAGCCAGGGCGGGCGTGGACCTGCCGGACGATGAGGGCAACACGGCGCTGCACTACGCGGCCCTGGG GAACCAGCCTGAGGTCGGCAGGGTGCTCCTGAATGCTGGGTGCCGGGCAGATGCCATCAACAGCACCCAGAGCACAGCGCTGCACGTGGCCGTGCAGaggggcttcctggaggtggtgcGGGCCCTGTGTGAGCATGGCTGTGACGTCAACCTGCCT GATGCCCACTCGGACACGCCCCTGCACTCCGCCATCTCGGCGGGCACTGGCGCCAGTGGCATCGTCGAGGTCCTCACGGAGGTGCCAAACATCGATGTCACCGCCACCAACAGCCAGGGTTTCACCTTGCTGCACCATGCCTCCCTCAAAGGCCACTCGCT AGCTGTGAGAAAGATTCTGGCTCGGGCACGGCAGCTGGTGGACGCCAAGAAGGAGGACGGCTTCACGGCGCTCCACCTGGCCGCCCTCAACAACCACCGTGAGGTGGCCCAGATCCTCATCCGGGAG GGCCGCTGTGACGTGAATGTGCGCAACCGGAAGCTGCAGTCCCCGCTGCATCTAGCCGTGCAGCAGGCCCATGTGGGGCTGGTGCCACTGCTGGTGGACGCTGGGTGCAGTGTCAACGCCGAGGACGAGGAGGGGGACACAGCCCTGCACGTGGCGCTGCAGCGTCATCAGCTGCTGCCCCTGGTGGCTGATGGGGCCGGGGGGGACCCAGGGCCCTTGCAGCTGATGTCCAGG CTACAGGCCTCGGGCCTCCCCGGCAGCACGGAGCTGACGGTGGGCGCGGCGGTCGCCTGCTTCCTGGCGCTGGAGGGCGCCGACGTGAGCTACACCAACCACCGCGGCCGGAGCCCGCTGGACCTGGCCGCCGAGGGCCGCGTGCTCAAGGCCCTTCAAGGCTGCGCCCAGCGCTTCCG GGAGCGACAGGCGGGCGGGGGCgcggccccaggccccaggcacGCGCTCGGGACCCCCAACACCGTGACGAACCTGCACGTGGGCGCCGCGCCGGGGCCCGAGGCTGCTGAGTGCCTGGTGTGCTCCGAGCTGGCGCTGCTGGTGCTGTTCTCGCCATGCCAGCACCGCACCGTGTGCGAGG AGTGCGCGCGCAGGATGAAGAAGTGCATCAGGTGCCAGGTGGCCGTCAGCAAGAAGCTACGCGCAG ACGGCTCTGAGGTGGCGAgcgccgcccccgcccccggcccgccgcGCCAGCTGGTGGAGGAGCTGCAGAGCCGCTACCGGCAGATGGAGGAACGTATCACCTGCCCCATCTGCATCGACAGCCACATCCGCCTCGTGTTCCAGTGCGGCCACGGCGCATGCGCCCCCTGCGGCTCCGCGCTCAGCGCCTGCCCGATCTGCCGCCAGCCCATCCGCGACCGCATCCAGATCTTCGTGTGA
- the MIB2 gene encoding E3 ubiquitin-protein ligase MIB2 isoform X2, translated as MGWKPSEARGQSQSLQASGLQPKSLKAAGRATGRPDRSRAAPPNMDPDPQAGVQVGMRVVRGVDWKWGQQDGGEGGVGTVVELGRHGSPSTPDRTVVVQWDQGTRTNYRAGYQGAHDLLLYDNAQIGVRHPNIICDCCKKHGLRGMRWKCRVCLDYDLCTQCYMHNKHELAHAFDRYETAHSRPVTLSPRQGLLRIPLRGIFQGAKVVRGPDWEWGSQDGGEGKPGRVVDIRGWDVETGRSVASVTWADGTTNVYRVGHKGKVDLKCVGEAAGGFYYKDHLPRLGKPAELQRRVSADGQPFQHGDKVKCLLDTDVLREMQEGHGGWNPRMAETGTVHRITDRGDVRVQFNHETRWTFHPGALTKHHSFWVGDVVRVIGDLDTVKRLQAGHGEWTDDMAPALGRVGKVVKVFGDGNLRVAVAGQRWTFSPSCLVAYRPEEDANLDVAERARENKSSLSVALDKLRAQKSDPEHPGRLVVEVALGNMARALDLLRRRPEQVDTKNQGRTALQVAAYLGQVDLVRLLLQARAGVDLPDDEGNTALHYAALGNQPEVGRVLLNAGCRADAINSTQSTALHVAVQRGFLEVVRALCEHGCDVNLPDAHSDTPLHSAISAGTGASGIVEVLTEVPNIDVTATNSQGFTLLHHASLKGHSLAVRKILARARQLVDAKKEDGFTALHLAALNNHREVAQILIREGRCDVNVRNRKLQSPLHLAVQQAHVGLVPLLVDAGCSVNAEDEEGDTALHVALQRHQLLPLVADGAGGDPGPLQLMSRLQASGLPGSTELTVGAAVACFLALEGADVSYTNHRGRSPLDLAAEGRVLKALQGCAQRFRERQAGGGAAPGPRHALGTPNTVTNLHVGAAPGPEAAECLVCSELALLVLFSPCQHRTVCEECARRMKKCIRCQVAVSKKLRADGSEVASAAPAPGPPRQLVEELQSRYRQMEERITCPICIDSHIRLVFQCGHGACAPCGSALSACPICRQPIRDRIQIFV; from the exons ATG GGTTGGAAGCCCAGCGAGGCTAGAGGCCAGTCCCAAAGTCTCCAGGCATCAGGGCTGCAGCCCAAGAGCCTCAAGGCGGCCGGGCGGGCGACTGGACGGCCGGACAG GTCCCGAGCAGCCCCGCCCAACATGGACCCAGACCCCCAGGCGGGCGTGCAGGTGGGCATGCGGGTGGTGCGCGGCGTGGACTGGAAGTGGGGCCAGCAGGACGGCGGCGAGGGCGGCGTGGGCACGGTGGTGGAGCTTGGCCGCCACGGCAGCCCCTCGACACCCGACCGCACGGTGGTCGTGCAGTGGGACCAGGGCACACGCACCAACTACCGCGCCGGCTACCAGGGCGCGCACGACCTGCTGCTCTACGACAACGCCCAGATTG gcgTCCGGCACCCCAACATCATCTGTGACTGCTGCAAGAAGCACGGGCTGCGGGGGATGCGCTGGAAGTGCCGCGTGTGCCTGGACTACGACCTCTGCACGCAGTGCTACATGCACAACAAGCACGAGCTTGCCCACGCCTTCGACCGCTACGAGACAGCCCACTCACGCCC TGTCACGCTGAGTCCCCGCCAGGGCCTCCTGAGGATCCCACTAAGGGGCATCTTCCAGGGCGCGAAGGTGGTGCGAGGCCCCGACTGGGAGTGGGGCTCACAGGATG gaggggaagggaaaccAGGCCGTGTGGTGGACATCCGTGGCTGGGATGTGGAGACAGGCCGGAGTGTGGCCAGCGTGACGTGGGCTGATGGTACCACGAACGTGTACCGTGTGGGCCACAAGGGCAAGGTGGACCTCAAGTGTGTGGGCGAGGCAGCAGGCGGCTTCTACTACAAGGACCACCTCCCAAGGCTTG GCAAGCCGGCCGAGCTGCAGCGCAGGGTGAGTGCTGACGGTCAGCCCTTCCAGCACGGGGACAAGGTCAAATGTCTGCTGGACACTGACGTCCTGCGGGAGATGCAGGAAGGCCACGGCGGCTGGAACCCCAGGATGGCGGAG ACGGGCACCGTGCATCGCATCACGGACCGCGGGGACGTGCGCGTGCAGTTCAACCACGAGACGCGCTGGACCTTCCACCCCGGGGCGCTCACCAAG CACCACTCCTTCTGGGTGGGCGACGTGGTCCGGGTCATCGGCGACCTTGACACGGTGAAGCGgctgcaggctgggcatggcgaGTGGACGGACGACATGGCCCCT GCCCTGGGCCGCGTCGGGAAAGTGGTGAAAGTGTTTGGAGACGGGAACCTGCGTGTAGCAGTCGCTGGTCAGCGGTGGACCTTCAGCCCCTCCTGCCTGGTGGCCTACCGGCCCGAGGAGGATGCCAACCTGGACGTGGCTGAGCGCGCCCGGGAGAACAAAA GCTCACTGAGCGTGGCCCTGGACAAGCTTCGGGCCCAGAAGAGTGACCCGGAGCACCCGGGAAGGCTGGTGGTGGAGGTGGCGCTGGGTAACATGGCCCGGGCTCTGGACCTGCTGCGGAGGCGTCCAGAGCAG GTGGACACCAAGAACCAAGGCAGGACCGCTCTGCAAGTGGCTGCCTACCTGGGTCAGGTGGACTTGGTACGGCTGCTGCTACAAGCCAGGGCGGGCGTGGACCTGCCGGACGATGAGGGCAACACGGCGCTGCACTACGCGGCCCTGGG GAACCAGCCTGAGGTCGGCAGGGTGCTCCTGAATGCTGGGTGCCGGGCAGATGCCATCAACAGCACCCAGAGCACAGCGCTGCACGTGGCCGTGCAGaggggcttcctggaggtggtgcGGGCCCTGTGTGAGCATGGCTGTGACGTCAACCTGCCT GATGCCCACTCGGACACGCCCCTGCACTCCGCCATCTCGGCGGGCACTGGCGCCAGTGGCATCGTCGAGGTCCTCACGGAGGTGCCAAACATCGATGTCACCGCCACCAACAGCCAGGGTTTCACCTTGCTGCACCATGCCTCCCTCAAAGGCCACTCGCT AGCTGTGAGAAAGATTCTGGCTCGGGCACGGCAGCTGGTGGACGCCAAGAAGGAGGACGGCTTCACGGCGCTCCACCTGGCCGCCCTCAACAACCACCGTGAGGTGGCCCAGATCCTCATCCGGGAG GGCCGCTGTGACGTGAATGTGCGCAACCGGAAGCTGCAGTCCCCGCTGCATCTAGCCGTGCAGCAGGCCCATGTGGGGCTGGTGCCACTGCTGGTGGACGCTGGGTGCAGTGTCAACGCCGAGGACGAGGAGGGGGACACAGCCCTGCACGTGGCGCTGCAGCGTCATCAGCTGCTGCCCCTGGTGGCTGATGGGGCCGGGGGGGACCCAGGGCCCTTGCAGCTGATGTCCAGG CTACAGGCCTCGGGCCTCCCCGGCAGCACGGAGCTGACGGTGGGCGCGGCGGTCGCCTGCTTCCTGGCGCTGGAGGGCGCCGACGTGAGCTACACCAACCACCGCGGCCGGAGCCCGCTGGACCTGGCCGCCGAGGGCCGCGTGCTCAAGGCCCTTCAAGGCTGCGCCCAGCGCTTCCG GGAGCGACAGGCGGGCGGGGGCgcggccccaggccccaggcacGCGCTCGGGACCCCCAACACCGTGACGAACCTGCACGTGGGCGCCGCGCCGGGGCCCGAGGCTGCTGAGTGCCTGGTGTGCTCCGAGCTGGCGCTGCTGGTGCTGTTCTCGCCATGCCAGCACCGCACCGTGTGCGAGG AGTGCGCGCGCAGGATGAAGAAGTGCATCAGGTGCCAGGTGGCCGTCAGCAAGAAGCTACGCGCAG ACGGCTCTGAGGTGGCGAgcgccgcccccgcccccggcccgccgcGCCAGCTGGTGGAGGAGCTGCAGAGCCGCTACCGGCAGATGGAGGAACGTATCACCTGCCCCATCTGCATCGACAGCCACATCCGCCTCGTGTTCCAGTGCGGCCACGGCGCATGCGCCCCCTGCGGCTCCGCGCTCAGCGCCTGCCCGATCTGCCGCCAGCCCATCCGCGACCGCATCCAGATCTTCGTGTGA